The Haloferax sp. Atlit-12N genome window below encodes:
- a CDS encoding response regulator, whose amino-acid sequence MNRPLKVLHVDDDPEMLALSEAAFRQLDAVSLLTAESATEALGVISVESVDCVVSDSLVLPNGVPLVKAVRQEHAEIPILLFTAKSWPEVADVASTAGVTEYVQKAGPGDLATVLQRVRSLVDDDSVDSALAVGASAVTQALEEHADAAAEATFSLDDNWELVGQWLGDEELGIVVVEAVESYGGLSAIETPLYEYIDTDALEELLRPVVEAEERPGIEVRFPYEDIQVAVTSTGDIFARPTPEHTLS is encoded by the coding sequence ATGAACCGCCCTCTGAAGGTCCTACACGTCGACGACGACCCCGAGATGCTCGCCCTCTCGGAAGCCGCGTTCCGCCAACTCGACGCCGTCTCTCTTCTGACTGCCGAGTCGGCGACCGAGGCGCTCGGCGTTATCTCGGTTGAGTCGGTCGACTGCGTCGTGAGCGACTCGCTCGTGCTCCCCAACGGGGTGCCGCTCGTCAAAGCCGTTCGGCAAGAACACGCCGAGATCCCAATCCTCCTGTTCACGGCGAAATCGTGGCCCGAGGTCGCCGACGTCGCCTCGACCGCCGGCGTCACCGAGTACGTCCAGAAAGCGGGCCCCGGCGACCTCGCGACGGTCCTCCAGCGGGTCCGGAGCCTCGTCGACGACGACAGCGTCGACTCCGCGCTCGCGGTCGGCGCCTCCGCGGTCACGCAGGCGCTCGAAGAACACGCCGACGCGGCCGCCGAAGCCACGTTCAGCCTCGACGACAACTGGGAGCTCGTCGGGCAGTGGCTCGGCGACGAGGAACTCGGTATCGTCGTGGTCGAGGCCGTCGAGTCCTACGGCGGGCTCTCGGCCATCGAAACCCCACTGTACGAGTACATCGACACCGACGCGCTCGAAGAACTGCTTCGACCCGTCGTCGAGGCCGAAGAGCGTCCCGGCATCGAAGTCCGGTTCCCCTACGAGGACATTCAGGTCGCCGTCACGAGCACCGGCGATATCTTCGCCCGCCCGACGCCCGAACACACGCTATCCTGA
- a CDS encoding HAD family hydrolase, whose translation MVADDYDFWLFDLDGTLVDAEWSYTRDVFDRVGDRLGRQFTDREAETIWHGLGGARDPMLREWGIDPAEFWPAFHREEDPAKRAEVTYLHDDAERLIEEIHAAGRPVGIVTHCQQFLTDPVLDHLDVRDWFDAVVCCTEETGWKPDAAPVRRAIGELGLDDRVLTDGGTAGVLAGDGESDIGAAWNAGLDGIHVERHGPEHRGRCVLGEYRVESFDDLVRSR comes from the coding sequence ATGGTCGCCGATGACTACGATTTCTGGCTGTTCGACCTCGATGGGACCCTCGTCGATGCCGAGTGGTCGTACACGCGCGACGTGTTCGACCGCGTCGGTGACCGACTGGGCCGCCAGTTCACGGACCGCGAAGCCGAGACCATCTGGCACGGTCTCGGCGGCGCGCGCGACCCGATGCTCCGCGAGTGGGGCATCGACCCCGCCGAGTTCTGGCCCGCGTTCCACCGCGAGGAAGACCCCGCAAAGCGAGCAGAAGTGACGTACCTCCACGACGACGCCGAGCGCCTCATCGAAGAGATTCACGCCGCCGGCCGACCGGTCGGCATCGTCACGCACTGCCAACAGTTCCTGACCGACCCCGTGTTGGACCACCTCGACGTGCGCGACTGGTTCGACGCCGTCGTCTGCTGTACCGAGGAAACTGGGTGGAAACCCGACGCCGCGCCGGTGCGACGCGCTATCGGCGAACTGGGACTCGACGACCGAGTCCTGACCGACGGCGGCACCGCGGGCGTCCTCGCCGGCGACGGCGAAAGTGACATCGGGGCCGCGTGGAACGCCGGCTTGGACGGTATCCACGTCGAGCGCCACGGACCCGAACACCGCGGGCGCTGCGTGCTCGGCGAGTACCGCGTCGAGAGCTTCGACGACCTCGTTCGGTCCCGCTGA
- a CDS encoding molybdopterin biosynthesis protein, producing the protein MRKQFRDLASPADAREAIASLDLTPDAETVALEDARGRVLAERIDAQLDVPGFDRASMDGYAVHARDTFGADEAEPAELDLIGEVHAGNEPDVTVDPGTAVEISTGAVMPPGADAVVIVERTEEREGSLVVYSSVAPGDSVMPAGTDIAAGARALGPGTRLTPREIGLLSALGLDEVPVRGKPTVGIVSTGDELVRPGDELRPEAGEIYDVNSYTIAAGVEEAGGVPKLYPHAGDDYEEMERLLRRAADECDLVLSSGSTSASAVDVIYRVVEERGELLLHGVSVKPGKPMLVGTLGEGSAYVGLPGYPVSALTIFRTFVAPAIRDAAGLSEPRTATVEGTMAARERYAEGRTRLMPVGLVADGDGKTLVYPVDKGSGATTSLVEADGVVEVPADVEYLAEGESVTVKLFSPDVRAPELLGVGEDDPALSRLLDRVSSPRYLPFGSREGLRRLRDGISDVAVVAGDRGDATEGIDAVELGSWTREWGLVVPDGNPDGVSGLADLVDDDLSFINRDSNSGLRTDLGNAVAALADERGTTRHELVEAIEGFDRGTKAFESPARAVAAGRADAGLGLRATADSLGLGFVSLGKQRVAVLANPARTEKAGVASLRDALATSDDAIDGLVGFERD; encoded by the coding sequence ATGAGAAAGCAGTTCCGCGACCTCGCCTCGCCGGCGGACGCCCGCGAGGCCATCGCGTCGCTCGACCTGACGCCCGACGCCGAGACGGTGGCGCTCGAAGACGCCCGCGGCCGCGTCCTCGCCGAGCGAATCGACGCCCAACTCGACGTGCCCGGCTTCGACCGCGCGAGTATGGACGGCTACGCCGTCCACGCCCGCGACACCTTCGGCGCGGACGAGGCCGAGCCGGCCGAACTCGACCTCATCGGAGAGGTCCACGCCGGCAACGAACCGGACGTGACGGTCGACCCCGGGACCGCCGTCGAAATCTCCACCGGCGCGGTGATGCCGCCGGGCGCGGACGCCGTCGTCATCGTGGAGCGAACCGAGGAGCGAGAGGGCTCGCTCGTCGTCTACTCGTCGGTCGCCCCCGGCGACAGCGTGATGCCCGCCGGAACCGACATCGCCGCCGGCGCTCGCGCACTCGGCCCCGGAACGCGCCTGACGCCCCGCGAAATCGGCCTGCTGTCGGCGCTCGGCCTCGACGAGGTGCCGGTCCGCGGGAAGCCGACCGTGGGCATCGTCTCGACCGGCGACGAGCTCGTCCGGCCGGGCGACGAACTGCGCCCCGAGGCGGGCGAAATCTACGACGTGAACTCCTACACCATCGCCGCGGGGGTCGAAGAGGCCGGCGGCGTCCCGAAGCTCTACCCCCACGCGGGCGACGACTACGAGGAGATGGAGCGCCTGCTCCGCCGGGCGGCCGACGAGTGCGACCTCGTGCTCTCGTCGGGCTCCACGTCCGCGAGCGCGGTCGACGTCATCTACCGCGTGGTCGAAGAGCGCGGCGAGCTCCTGCTGCACGGCGTCTCCGTCAAGCCCGGGAAACCCATGCTCGTCGGCACGCTCGGCGAGGGGAGCGCCTACGTCGGCCTGCCCGGCTACCCGGTCTCCGCGCTCACCATCTTCCGGACGTTCGTCGCGCCGGCAATCCGCGACGCCGCCGGCCTCTCAGAGCCTCGAACCGCGACGGTCGAGGGAACGATGGCCGCCCGTGAGCGATACGCCGAGGGACGAACGCGGCTCATGCCGGTCGGACTGGTCGCCGACGGCGACGGGAAGACGCTCGTCTACCCCGTGGATAAGGGGTCCGGCGCGACGACGAGTCTCGTCGAGGCCGACGGCGTCGTCGAGGTCCCGGCCGACGTCGAGTACCTCGCCGAGGGTGAGTCGGTGACGGTCAAACTGTTCTCGCCCGACGTTCGCGCGCCGGAACTGCTCGGCGTCGGCGAGGACGACCCCGCGCTCTCTCGCCTGCTCGACCGCGTGTCGTCGCCGCGGTACCTGCCATTCGGCTCCCGGGAGGGCCTGCGACGGCTCCGAGACGGCATCTCGGACGTGGCCGTCGTCGCGGGCGACCGGGGCGACGCCACCGAGGGCATCGACGCGGTCGAACTCGGCTCGTGGACCCGTGAGTGGGGGCTCGTCGTCCCCGACGGCAACCCCGACGGGGTGTCCGGGCTCGCGGACCTCGTAGACGACGACCTCAGCTTCATCAACCGCGACTCCAACTCCGGGTTGCGGACCGACCTCGGCAACGCCGTCGCCGCCCTCGCCGACGAGCGCGGGACGACCCGACACGAACTCGTCGAGGCAATCGAGGGGTTCGACCGCGGGACGAAGGCGTTCGAGAGCCCCGCGAGGGCGGTCGCCGCCGGCCGCGCCGATGCCGGTCTCGGCCTCCGCGCGACCGCCGACTCGCTCGGGCTTGGTTTCGTCTCGCTCGGAAAACAGCGGGTCGCCGTCCTCGCGAATCCCGCCCGGACGGAGAAAGCCGGCGTCGCCTCGCTTCGCGACGCGCTCGCGACGAGCGACGACGCGATTGACGGCCTCGTAGGGTTCGAGAGGGACTGA
- a CDS encoding Lrp/AsnC family transcriptional regulator translates to MIQADADLSRLDRAIVNAFQGGFPVVERPFEPAAAALRERGVDVTATDLCERVRTLDEEGVLSRFGALVNAEEIGGTATLVAMHAPPERFDEVAEQVNAHREVAHNYEREHPHLNMWFVVSVAEASRVEEVLGDIEDETGQATYNMPKRREFHVGAKFLLDGPISDGDLDLSHLGPDVEPTDARTLTPDERDLVMEIQGGLPITETPYADVAEAIGQEPAWVVETIKRFNLEGKVRRVGVIPNHYALGYSENGMTVWNVPDDLVAEVGPKIASLDFVTHCYRRPRHEGVWPYNFFAMTHGRSEEESEARIEQVREVMSDYWDVGDDDWDTLFSTRILKKTGIRLDERAEANTE, encoded by the coding sequence ATGATACAGGCGGACGCGGACCTCTCTCGTCTCGACCGCGCCATCGTCAACGCCTTCCAGGGCGGCTTCCCCGTCGTCGAACGTCCCTTCGAGCCTGCGGCGGCCGCGCTGCGCGAGCGCGGGGTGGACGTGACGGCGACCGACCTCTGCGAGCGGGTTCGGACGCTCGACGAGGAGGGCGTTCTCTCCCGGTTCGGCGCGCTCGTCAACGCCGAGGAAATCGGTGGCACGGCGACGCTCGTCGCCATGCACGCGCCGCCGGAGCGATTCGACGAGGTGGCCGAGCAGGTGAACGCCCACCGCGAGGTCGCGCACAACTACGAGCGCGAGCATCCCCACCTGAACATGTGGTTCGTCGTCTCGGTCGCCGAGGCGTCGCGGGTCGAGGAGGTGCTCGGCGACATCGAGGACGAAACGGGCCAAGCGACGTACAACATGCCCAAGCGCCGCGAGTTCCACGTCGGCGCGAAGTTCCTCCTCGACGGACCCATCTCGGACGGCGACCTCGACCTCTCGCACCTCGGCCCCGACGTGGAGCCGACAGACGCGCGCACCCTGACGCCCGACGAGCGCGACCTCGTCATGGAGATTCAGGGCGGCCTGCCGATTACGGAGACGCCCTACGCCGACGTGGCCGAGGCCATCGGACAGGAGCCGGCGTGGGTCGTCGAGACTATCAAGCGGTTCAATCTTGAGGGGAAAGTCCGCCGCGTCGGCGTCATCCCGAACCACTACGCGCTCGGCTACTCGGAAAACGGGATGACGGTCTGGAACGTCCCCGACGACCTCGTGGCGGAGGTCGGCCCCAAAATCGCCTCGCTGGACTTCGTCACTCACTGTTACCGCCGGCCGCGACACGAGGGCGTCTGGCCGTACAACTTCTTCGCGATGACCCACGGCCGCTCCGAAGAAGAGAGCGAGGCCCGCATCGAACAGGTGCGCGAGGTCATGAGCGACTACTGGGACGTGGGCGACGACGACTGGGACACCCTGTTCTCGACGCGCATCCTGAAGAAGACGGGAATCAGACTGGACGAACGAGCCGAGGCGAACACGGAGTGA
- the hemA gene encoding glutamyl-tRNA reductase — translation MRDSGVISGVSVAHDRASVREIEAASSDDVQTVVERLLTRDGVSEAFSLQTCNRAEAYVVTDDATDGRRALDDFAPDVRDGSVRHMDHEETLRHLMRVASGLESLVLGEDQILGQVKAGIEAAREQNAIGPMLEDALMKAVHVGERAREETAINEGAVSLGSAAVRLARAELDAPIGEVEALVVGAGEMGTLATKALASVDVGDLVVANRTVANARHLAHEVPGVSTATGLGDLRGRLRDAELVITATSSPEYVVTPDQLDDAGETMLIDIAQPRDVDPAADDLDGVRVRDIDDLETVTDRTAERRERAAREVEAMIDDEFDRLLAAYKRKRADEAISSMYEAAEHVKRREVSTALSKLEAQGDLTDEQRETVESLADALIGQILAAPTKSLRDAAGDDDWTTIQTAMRLFDPGFDDLGASESADPSEPSGPSIEFSGEPPEDLDREALEGEVPRRVLEQLSDD, via the coding sequence ATGAGAGATTCGGGCGTCATCTCCGGTGTGAGCGTCGCCCACGACCGGGCCAGCGTTCGCGAGATAGAAGCCGCTTCGAGCGACGACGTTCAGACCGTCGTCGAGCGACTTCTCACCCGCGACGGCGTCTCCGAGGCGTTCTCGCTCCAGACGTGTAACCGCGCCGAGGCGTACGTCGTCACCGACGACGCGACCGACGGCCGCCGCGCGCTCGACGACTTCGCTCCCGACGTCCGAGACGGGAGCGTCCGCCACATGGACCACGAAGAGACACTCCGCCACCTCATGCGCGTGGCGTCGGGGCTCGAATCGCTCGTCCTCGGCGAGGACCAGATTCTCGGACAGGTCAAAGCCGGCATCGAGGCCGCCCGCGAGCAGAACGCCATCGGCCCGATGCTCGAAGACGCGCTCATGAAGGCCGTCCACGTCGGCGAACGCGCCCGCGAGGAGACGGCCATCAACGAGGGTGCCGTCTCGCTCGGGAGCGCCGCCGTCAGGCTCGCCCGGGCTGAACTCGACGCCCCCATCGGCGAGGTCGAAGCCCTCGTCGTCGGGGCCGGCGAGATGGGCACGCTCGCGACGAAGGCACTCGCGTCGGTCGACGTGGGTGACCTCGTCGTCGCGAACCGGACGGTCGCCAACGCCCGCCACCTCGCCCACGAGGTTCCGGGCGTCTCGACCGCAACCGGACTGGGGGACCTCCGTGGTCGCCTCCGCGACGCCGAACTCGTCATCACGGCAACGAGCAGTCCCGAGTACGTCGTCACGCCGGACCAGTTGGACGACGCCGGCGAGACGATGCTCATCGACATCGCCCAGCCGCGGGACGTCGACCCCGCCGCCGACGACCTCGACGGCGTTCGCGTCCGCGACATCGACGATTTGGAAACGGTGACAGACCGGACCGCGGAGCGCCGCGAACGCGCCGCCCGCGAGGTCGAGGCGATGATCGACGACGAGTTCGACCGCCTGCTCGCCGCCTACAAGCGCAAGCGCGCCGACGAGGCCATCAGTTCGATGTACGAGGCCGCAGAGCACGTCAAGCGCCGCGAGGTGTCGACGGCGCTGTCGAAGCTCGAAGCCCAAGGCGACCTCACCGACGAGCAGCGCGAGACGGTCGAGTCGCTCGCGGACGCGCTCATCGGTCAAATCCTCGCCGCGCCGACCAAGAGCCTCCGCGACGCCGCCGGCGACGACGACTGGACGACCATCCAGACCGCCATGCGGCTGTTCGACCCCGGCTTCGACGACCTCGGCGCGTCGGAGTCGGCCGACCCGTCCGAGCCGTCCGGGCCGTCTATCGAGTTCTCGGGCGAGCCGCCGGAGGACCTCGACCGCGAGGCGCTCGAAGGCGAGGTGCCCCGGCGCGTCCTCGAACAGCTCTCGGACGACTGA
- the glp gene encoding gephyrin-like molybdotransferase Glp has product MNHDDRRTAGFKQRTRLSDAREALLAAATPHDRTVRRPLADADGRALAEDAVAPADVPGYDRAAMDGYAVRASDTFGASGRSPNVLRIVDGPVEPGTAARVHTGSDVPDGADAVVMVEHTERLGDELEVFDALAEGENVGERGEDVREGTPLFEAGHELRPSDIGLLRSVGVEEVTVFERPRVSVIPTGEELVESDPGPGEVIETNGLTVSRLVERWGGEASYRDIVVDDADLLREAVESDLDHDVVVTTGGSSVGERDLIPEVIDDIGEVLVHGVALKPGHPVAVGVVEDTPVVMLPGYPVACVVNAFQFLRPVLKHVGSLPERPLPTQEATLTRKIPSSPGTRTFARVKLDTSGDEATAEPTRTSGSGILSSVALADGWVVVPEEIEGYDEGDTVAVEGWEWSA; this is encoded by the coding sequence ATGAACCACGACGACCGACGCACGGCCGGGTTCAAGCAACGAACACGGCTGTCGGACGCCCGGGAGGCGCTCCTCGCGGCGGCGACGCCACACGACCGAACCGTGCGCCGACCGCTCGCCGATGCCGACGGCCGGGCGCTCGCGGAAGACGCGGTCGCCCCCGCCGACGTGCCCGGATACGACCGCGCAGCCATGGACGGCTACGCCGTCCGCGCGTCGGACACCTTCGGCGCGAGCGGCCGCTCACCGAACGTCCTCCGAATCGTCGACGGCCCGGTCGAGCCGGGGACGGCCGCCCGCGTCCACACCGGCAGCGACGTGCCCGACGGGGCCGACGCTGTCGTGATGGTCGAACACACCGAACGACTCGGCGACGAACTCGAAGTGTTCGACGCCCTCGCGGAGGGCGAGAACGTCGGCGAGCGCGGCGAGGACGTGCGCGAGGGAACGCCGCTGTTTGAAGCCGGCCACGAGCTTCGTCCGTCGGACATCGGCCTGCTTCGCTCCGTCGGCGTCGAGGAGGTGACGGTGTTCGAACGCCCCCGCGTCTCGGTCATCCCGACCGGCGAGGAACTCGTCGAATCCGACCCCGGCCCCGGCGAGGTCATCGAGACCAACGGCTTGACCGTCTCCCGACTGGTCGAGCGCTGGGGCGGCGAGGCGAGCTACCGCGACATCGTCGTCGACGACGCCGACCTGCTCCGCGAAGCCGTCGAATCTGACCTCGACCACGACGTGGTCGTCACCACCGGCGGGTCGTCGGTCGGCGAGCGCGACCTCATCCCCGAGGTCATCGACGACATCGGCGAGGTACTGGTCCACGGCGTCGCGCTCAAACCCGGCCACCCCGTCGCGGTCGGCGTGGTCGAAGACACGCCGGTCGTGATGCTCCCCGGCTACCCGGTCGCCTGCGTCGTCAACGCCTTCCAGTTCCTCCGCCCGGTGTTGAAGCACGTCGGCTCGCTCCCCGAGCGTCCCCTGCCGACGCAGGAAGCGACGCTCACCAGGAAAATCCCGAGTTCGCCGGGTACGCGGACGTTCGCCCGCGTCAAACTCGACACATCGGGCGACGAGGCGACCGCCGAGCCGACCCGGACGAGCGGGTCGGGTATCCTCTCCAGCGTCGCGCTCGCAGACGGCTGGGTCGTCGTCCCCGAGGAGATAGAGGGCTACGACGAGGGCGACACGGTCGCCGTCGAGGGCTGGGAGTGGTCCGCATGA
- a CDS encoding bifunctional precorrin-2 dehydrogenase/sirohydrochlorin ferrochelatase, which yields MIPLVHDLSDETVVVFGGGPVGARKARRFAREARTVVVSPEFADRDFGDAELVRAAPAPDEVPDWVERFAPALVVAATDDDAVNDAVVAAARDAGALVNRADRSGERDAGSVVVPATVEDGDVSVAITTGGASPALSKHLRERIEAELEGAGEMAALTAELRAELKASDRSPTERRDAIRAVVRNPSVWKALRTGDANPRQEAARVIRDTQRGDL from the coding sequence ATGATTCCGCTGGTCCACGACCTCTCCGACGAAACGGTCGTCGTCTTCGGCGGGGGGCCCGTCGGCGCGCGGAAGGCCCGTCGGTTCGCCCGCGAGGCGCGGACCGTCGTCGTCAGCCCCGAGTTCGCCGACCGCGACTTCGGCGACGCGGAACTCGTTCGAGCGGCTCCCGCGCCCGACGAGGTTCCCGACTGGGTCGAGCGGTTCGCCCCGGCGCTCGTCGTCGCGGCGACGGACGACGACGCAGTGAACGACGCGGTCGTCGCGGCCGCCCGAGACGCCGGCGCGCTGGTCAACCGGGCCGACCGGAGCGGCGAGCGCGACGCGGGGAGCGTGGTCGTCCCGGCCACCGTCGAGGACGGCGACGTGTCGGTCGCCATCACGACCGGCGGCGCGAGCCCCGCCCTCTCGAAGCACCTCCGAGAGCGCATCGAAGCCGAGTTGGAGGGGGCAGGCGAGATGGCCGCGTTGACCGCGGAGCTTCGCGCGGAGCTCAAGGCGTCCGACCGGTCGCCAACTGAGCGCCGTGATGCGATTCGAGCGGTTGTGCGAAACCCGTCAGTTTGGAAGGCTTTACGTACCGGCGATGCAAACCCCCGCCAAGAGGCAGCGCGCGTGATACGAGACACACAGCGAGGTGATTTATGA
- a CDS encoding 4a-hydroxytetrahydrobiopterin dehydratase, translating to MADLLSDDEIDAQLGSDWERDGDEIVRVYEFDDYLNGVAFAASVGEVAEEEFHHPEITIRYQKVEVRLTSHEEGGITEKDLRLADLFDDEL from the coding sequence ATGGCAGACCTGCTCTCGGACGATGAAATCGACGCACAACTCGGGTCGGATTGGGAACGCGACGGCGACGAAATCGTCCGCGTCTACGAGTTCGACGACTACCTCAACGGCGTGGCGTTCGCCGCCAGCGTGGGCGAGGTCGCCGAAGAGGAGTTCCACCACCCCGAAATAACGATTCGGTACCAGAAGGTCGAGGTCCGCCTCACGAGCCACGAGGAGGGCGGAATCACCGAGAAGGACCTCCGACTCGCCGACCTGTTCGACGACGAACTGTGA
- a CDS encoding DUF5778 family protein — protein sequence MSETIDEDLYQRTLALLEPGDIELVGAIVHTDLTSREDLEMQELTVEINEVIAEHAGKGDAWIYAGNDDTDFSSNQFQGLSVEDDEFVWECQQLVRDGTFDLVFYYEAIADQDAIVEGLEALDDVDRVTPVP from the coding sequence ATGAGCGAGACCATCGACGAGGACCTCTACCAGCGGACCCTCGCGCTGCTCGAGCCCGGCGATATCGAACTCGTCGGCGCCATCGTCCACACCGACCTCACCAGCCGTGAGGACCTGGAGATGCAGGAACTGACCGTCGAAATCAACGAAGTCATCGCCGAGCACGCCGGGAAGGGCGACGCGTGGATTTACGCCGGCAACGACGACACCGACTTCTCGTCGAACCAGTTCCAGGGCCTCTCCGTCGAGGACGACGAGTTCGTCTGGGAGTGCCAACAGCTCGTCCGCGACGGCACGTTCGACCTCGTGTTCTACTACGAGGCCATCGCCGACCAGGACGCCATCGTCGAGGGACTCGAAGCGCTCGACGACGTCGACCGCGTCACGCCGGTCCCCTGA
- the lwrS gene encoding LWR-salt protein: MSDEGTATLTYVFRVRFRLDSASGVETDPQEFETTVHVTPPPPGEEGWLLFRDALWRGEVNDERHARDLAASWLDVPVVSCSFSELRGDEASLDAFREAVAADLDAFNADSVREVLHKYFGSAIRVESTDS; the protein is encoded by the coding sequence GTGAGCGACGAGGGGACCGCGACGCTCACCTACGTCTTCAGGGTCCGCTTCCGCCTCGATTCGGCTTCGGGCGTCGAAACCGACCCGCAGGAGTTCGAGACGACGGTCCACGTCACGCCGCCGCCGCCCGGCGAGGAGGGCTGGCTACTGTTCCGCGACGCGCTCTGGCGGGGCGAGGTGAACGACGAGCGCCACGCTCGCGACCTTGCGGCGTCGTGGCTCGATGTGCCCGTCGTCTCGTGTTCGTTCTCCGAACTCCGGGGCGACGAGGCGTCGCTGGACGCGTTCCGCGAGGCCGTCGCCGCGGACCTCGACGCGTTCAACGCCGACTCGGTCCGCGAGGTGCTCCACAAGTACTTCGGGAGCGCGATTCGCGTCGAATCGACTGATTCCTGA
- a CDS encoding Hsp20/alpha crystallin family protein has product MSALRDALSDLPDAVFADLLESETSYLLVLDLPGVTAETAELRVEKGRLVVEARRDKRLPAEFDYVREERPLFLDAEVPLPPDAVADEAEASMERGTLEIRLPKREAASERTIPITTGDEDA; this is encoded by the coding sequence ATGTCAGCACTGCGCGACGCGCTGTCCGACCTCCCGGACGCGGTGTTCGCCGACCTGTTGGAGTCCGAGACGTCCTACCTCTTGGTCCTCGACCTCCCGGGCGTGACCGCCGAGACGGCGGAGCTCCGTGTCGAGAAGGGCAGATTGGTCGTCGAAGCGCGACGCGACAAACGGCTTCCCGCCGAGTTCGACTACGTCCGCGAGGAGCGCCCCCTGTTCCTCGATGCCGAGGTTCCCCTTCCGCCTGACGCCGTGGCCGACGAGGCCGAGGCGTCGATGGAACGCGGGACGCTGGAGATTCGCCTCCCCAAGCGCGAGGCCGCCTCCGAGCGGACCATCCCCATTACCACCGGCGACGAAGACGCCTGA